The nucleotide window GGTGGGCCGGCGCTCGCAAGCTCGCTGGTCCCACCTTACACCCTGAACCCTGAACTCTGAACCCTATGAAAGTTTCCATCATCGGCGGCGCCGGCCTGGTCGGCTCGTGTGCGGCGTTCGCCCTGCAAATGGGCCGCATCGTCCGCGAAATCGCTCTCTTGGACGTCAACGCAGAGGCCGTCGCCGGCCAGGCGCTCGACCTGCTGCACGGCGCCAGCCTGATGGCCGATCAGGTGATCACGTCGGGCGGCTACGAACATATTCCGTCCAGCGACCTGATTTGCATCACCGCCGGACTGCGGCGCAAGCCGGACGAAAGCCGGCTCGATCTGATTAACCGCAACGTCGATCTGTTCGTCGGCATCCTGGCCGAGATCGCCAAGGCGGGCTACAAGAAAGACGCCGTCGTGCTGGTCGTTTCCAATCCGGTTGACGTGCTCACCTATCTGGCCGCCCAACGCCTCGAATTGCCGCCCAGCCAGGTGATCGGGCTGGGAACGCAGCTCGACACGGTCCGCTTCCGCAGCCTGATCGCCGAGCGGCTCGCCGTGCCGCCGACGCAAGTCTCGGCCCTCATCCTGGGCGAGCACGGCGATAGCATGGTGCCGATCTGGTCGAGCGCCACCGCCGCCGGCCTGCCGCTCGAGAAATTTCCGGGCTGGAACCCGAACATCGCCAACGAGCTGTTCACGCGCACCAAGGGCTCGGGCGCCGAGGTCATCAAGAAGAAGGGCGGAGCGGGCTTCGCCGTCGGCCTGTCGATTCAAGAAGTGATCGAGTCGGTCGCGCTTGATCGGCGGAAGATTTTGCCGATTTCGAGCGTGCAATCGGGCTGCTATGGCATCCGCGACGTGGCCCTCTCGGTGCCGACGGTCGTGGGCCGCAAGGGAGTGTGTGCCACGCACGAAATCGAGTTGTGGCCGAAAGAAGTACAAGCGTTGCGTAAGAGCGGGCAAGTGCTGCGTCAGACGGTCGATACCGTGCTGGCACGATTAAAAACGTAGGGTGGAAAAAGCGAGCTTGCGAGCGCCGGCCCACCATTGAACGACGCAAGCTGCGAAATCCGACCATTGCAAATTGCAAATTGACAATTGGATGCCTGGCAAATGCAAAAATCACTCGACCGCAAACTCGCCGCCATCCGTGCCGATCCGTCCGGCTCGAAGGAGTTCATTATCGCCGACGCGAAGGACGCCGACATGGCCTTCGGCATCGGAGCGCCGGGCCGCTCGCCGGAAATGCATGCCGGCGAGGTGCGCATGCGGACGCTGGGTGAATATCGTCAGCAAATCCGCGAGATCGTGCGGCAGGGCCTCGTCGACATCATGCTCATGTCGGCCAGCACCAACGACGTGCTGACGATCCAGGAACGGCTGTTCGACGATAGTCACGTGACGCCCGCCGCGCGGGCCAACGACACCAGCGACATCTTCGTGGTCCGCGGCAATGCTTACATTCAAGAGCCGTCGCGGCCGTTCCGCACGGCCTCGGTCGATCATATCCAGTGCGGCCACGTCGAGTGCCAGCCAGCCGAACGAGTGCGCGGGGCGAATCTCGGCCTGTACAGCATCACGTTCAACAACCGGCTGGATGAAGACCTGTGGGCCCTGGAGGAATATCGCAAGTTCCGCGTCGAGGCCGAAGCGAAAGGCTTCAAGCATTTTTTGGAAGTGTTCGACCCCAATGCCCCGCAGGGCCTCGCCGCCGACCAAGTTCCCAAGTTCATCAACGATTCGATCGCCCGTACATTGGCGGGCGTAGCCCAGGCCGGGCGGCCGCTCTTTCTCAAGGTCGTTTACCACGGCCCCAAGGCGATGGAAGAGTTGGTGAGTTACGATCCGCACCTGGTGGTGGGTATTCTGGGCGGCGGTTCAGGCACCACTTACGACGCCTTCAAGCTGATCGCCGAGGCGCAAAAGTACGGTGCCCGCGTCGCGCTCTTCGGCCGCAAGATCAACAACGCCGAATGCCAGTTGGCCTTCGTCCACTTCCTGCGGCTGATTGTCGACGGCGTCGTCAGCCCGGAGGATGCGGTGCGGGCCTATCACGCTGTGTTGGACAAGCTCGGCATCCGGCCGCAGCGCTCGCTTGGAGACGATCTCGTGTTGCAGACCGGCGTGATGAGCTACGGCGGCTCCAGCACGGTGAGCGTACCGGCCGGCGTTCCGTCAACGAACGGCGCCGCCTCTACGGCTCATGGCTGCGGCTGTGGCGGTCCAACCAACGACGTCTGCACGTGCAGGAGCAACGGCTCGCCGACGTTCAACTACGACGGCCCCTTGCCGGACTTTTCGAAGATGACGCAGGCCGAGAAGCTGGCCTACAACCAGGCAAAACGCGATCGGATCTTCGGAACGATTGGCCCAGCGCATCGATCAACAGGTAATTGAATGCAACTTGCTCGATGCCGCATCGTCGCTTATATTCATTCCGCGGAGAACCGATTCATGTCAACTGCCCCATTGAGCATCAAGCCGTCAGCCGTGCTCCAGGATATCGACTGGGGCACCTACACACGGCTGCTGCGTGCCTTCGAGCGCAGGCGGCGCTTCCGGCTCACTTACGATCGGGGGACCTGTTTGCGTTCTTGGCCCAAGTGGGGCAAACGGGCACGACGCCCCTGGTCGCCGAGTACCGTGCCCGGGTTCGGCAGGGGTGCCAACCCAGCGTCGCGGCTGATACAATAAGCTGCATGAGCCTGAAGTGAGCGAGCGTCTACCCATGAAGACCAACAGCGGGGCGGCCATTTTGAACCGCCTGTTTGACCCGCAGCGCGACCAGCTTCCGGCGGATGCGGCTCGTTTTCTTGCGCGGCTCGACTTTCCTAAGAGCGACCATAGGAGGATGGAGGAGCTATCGTGCAAGGCGGCGGAAGGTGCGCTCTCGCCGGACGAGCGCGAGGAGCTTGAGGAATATCTTCGCGTTGCGGATCTGCTCGCCGTTATCCAATCGACGGCCCGTCGGTCGCTCAAGCGTTCTCATCGCGACAAGTGAGCGGCCATGGATGCCGCGCTAGACCGCCGCGTGCGCGAGCGCGCGAATGATTGCTGTGAATATTGCAGGCTTCCGCAATCGGCGTATAAGTTTCGGTTTCCGGTTGATCACATCATCGCGCGGCAGCACGCCGGCGAAACAACTTTCGGAAATTTATGCCTCGCCTGTCCTCGCTGCAATGCCAGCAAGGGGCCAAACATCGCCAGCGTCAACAGCGATACCGGCAAGATTGTAAGTCTATTCAATCCGCGCAGGCACAAGTGGCGGGCTCATTTCACCTGG belongs to Pirellulales bacterium and includes:
- a CDS encoding lactate/malate dehydrogenase family protein, yielding MKVSIIGGAGLVGSCAAFALQMGRIVREIALLDVNAEAVAGQALDLLHGASLMADQVITSGGYEHIPSSDLICITAGLRRKPDESRLDLINRNVDLFVGILAEIAKAGYKKDAVVLVVSNPVDVLTYLAAQRLELPPSQVIGLGTQLDTVRFRSLIAERLAVPPTQVSALILGEHGDSMVPIWSSATAAGLPLEKFPGWNPNIANELFTRTKGSGAEVIKKKGGAGFAVGLSIQEVIESVALDRRKILPISSVQSGCYGIRDVALSVPTVVGRKGVCATHEIELWPKEVQALRKSGQVLRQTVDTVLARLKT
- a CDS encoding HNH endonuclease signature motif containing protein; amino-acid sequence: MDAALDRRVRERANDCCEYCRLPQSAYKFRFPVDHIIARQHAGETTFGNLCLACPRCNASKGPNIASVNSDTGKIVSLFNPRRHKWRAHFTWAGPGLQGKTAIGRATIAILAINHPAAIAVRQALLDEGVFPPG